One genomic region from Streptomyces venezuelae encodes:
- the scy gene encoding polarized growth protein Scy translates to MRGYERQESHRAEDDHLARFEAEMDRLKTEREKAVQHAEDLGYQVEVLRAKLHEARRTIASRPAYDSADIGYQAEQLLRNAQAQAEQLRQDAERELREARAQTQRILQEHAEHQSRLQAELHNEAVQRRQQLDQELNERRQTVEAHVNENVAWAEQLRARTESQARRLMEESRAEAEQSLATARAEATRLAEETSRRVGAEAESARAEAEAILLRARKDAERLLGAASSQAQEATAHAEQLRSTTTAETDQARRQATELSRAAEQRLQEAEEKLRLAGSEAEKALTEAKEAAAKQLASAESVNEQRTRTAKTEIARLVGEATKEAEALRSEAEEKLREATAQAEKLVSEASEKARTAVAEDSAAALAKAARSAEEILTKASEDARETTRKASEEAERIRREAETEMDRLRTRAEEQADELLGSAKDDTKEYRAKTVELQEEARRLRGEAEQLRAEAIAEGERIRGEARREALQQIEEAAGTAEELLTKARTDAEELRTKAGAESERVKSEAVERAQTLRAQAEETLERTRAEAERLRAEAEEQAESVKDAAEETAAGLRADAERAAEARRAEAADELARLHTDAETKVAAAGQELTDARAESERIRRETAEETERLRTEAAERVRTLQEQAEQEAERLRAEAASDASTTRSEAETAAVRLRTEASDEAERLRSEAQETADRVRAEAAAAAERVAAEAAEALAAAQEEANRRRREAEETLDSARSEAGREREHAREQSEELLAAARKRVEDAQTEAQRLVEEADARATEMVTAASRAAQEVRDSVAGLREQAEEEIAGLRSAAEHAAERTRTEAQEEADRVRADAYEERERASEDASRTRARAQEESEAAKALAERTVGDAIAESEKLRADTAEYAQRVRTEVTDSLASAEQDAARTRADARDDANRIRSEAAERAETVVGEARAEAERIGAEAEQVLDEARKAADKRRSDAAEQADALMAEATAEAERLTAEAVELMETTEQDALRLRAEAEQVKIDGEAHAQALRTAALADGEQVLDEARKAADKRRSDAAEQADALIAEATAEAERLTREAGELSDAVTADARAEAERIAAEATEQAARTVAEAERHKAEAEAEATAAVEAAQQDAERIRAESEQLKADAAAAAEQMRSEAREEADRTLDEARDAGARKRSDAAEQADQLIAKAQEEALRATTEAETQADTMVGAARKEAERIVAEATVEGNSLVEKARTDADELLVGARSDATAIRDRSEELRSRVEGEIEELHDRARRETAEQMKTAGERVDKLVKAATEQRTEAEEKAKELVSEASSEASKVRIAAVRKAEALLKEAEQKKASLVAEAEGIKAEAERIRAEAQAEADKTVEEGKRELGVLVRRREDINAEISRVQDVLEALESFETPSGSKDGVKAGASSGITRSGGKSQDG, encoded by the coding sequence GTGCGGGGCTACGAACGCCAGGAGAGCCACCGAGCTGAAGACGACCATCTCGCCCGGTTCGAAGCCGAGATGGACCGGCTGAAGACCGAGCGTGAGAAGGCCGTCCAGCACGCCGAGGATCTCGGTTACCAGGTCGAGGTCTTGCGTGCCAAGCTCCATGAGGCGCGCCGCACGATCGCGTCCAGGCCCGCGTACGACAGCGCGGACATCGGCTACCAGGCCGAGCAGCTGCTGCGCAACGCGCAGGCGCAGGCCGAGCAGCTCCGCCAGGACGCCGAGCGCGAGCTGCGCGAGGCCCGCGCCCAGACACAGCGCATCCTCCAGGAGCACGCCGAGCACCAGTCCCGGCTCCAGGCCGAGCTGCACAACGAGGCGGTCCAGCGCCGTCAGCAGCTGGACCAGGAGCTCAACGAGCGCCGCCAGACCGTCGAGGCGCACGTCAACGAGAACGTCGCCTGGGCCGAGCAGCTGCGCGCCCGTACGGAGTCCCAGGCCCGCCGCCTGATGGAGGAGTCCCGCGCGGAGGCCGAGCAGTCGCTCGCCACCGCCCGCGCCGAGGCCACCCGGCTCGCCGAGGAGACCAGCCGTCGCGTCGGCGCCGAGGCCGAGTCCGCCCGCGCCGAGGCCGAGGCGATCCTGCTGCGCGCCCGCAAGGACGCCGAGCGGCTCCTGGGCGCCGCCTCCAGCCAGGCCCAGGAGGCCACGGCCCACGCCGAGCAGCTCCGCTCGACGACCACCGCCGAGACGGACCAGGCCCGCCGCCAGGCCACCGAACTCTCCCGCGCCGCCGAGCAGCGCCTGCAGGAGGCCGAGGAGAAGCTCCGGCTGGCCGGCTCCGAGGCCGAGAAGGCCCTCACGGAGGCCAAGGAGGCCGCCGCCAAGCAGCTCGCCTCCGCGGAATCGGTCAACGAGCAGCGCACCCGCACCGCCAAGACGGAGATCGCCCGGCTCGTCGGCGAGGCCACCAAGGAGGCCGAGGCCCTCAGGTCCGAGGCCGAGGAGAAGCTCCGCGAGGCGACCGCCCAGGCCGAGAAGCTGGTCTCGGAGGCCTCGGAGAAGGCCCGTACGGCCGTGGCCGAGGACTCCGCCGCCGCGCTCGCCAAGGCCGCCCGCAGCGCCGAGGAGATCCTCACCAAGGCGTCCGAGGACGCCCGCGAGACCACCCGCAAGGCCTCCGAGGAGGCCGAGCGGATCCGCCGCGAGGCCGAGACCGAGATGGACCGGCTGCGGACCAGGGCCGAGGAGCAGGCCGACGAACTGCTCGGCTCGGCGAAGGACGACACCAAGGAGTACCGCGCCAAGACGGTCGAGCTCCAGGAGGAGGCCCGCCGGCTGCGCGGCGAGGCCGAGCAGCTGCGCGCCGAGGCCATCGCGGAGGGCGAGCGGATCCGCGGCGAGGCCCGCCGCGAGGCCCTCCAGCAGATCGAGGAGGCGGCCGGCACCGCCGAGGAGCTGCTGACCAAGGCCCGTACGGACGCCGAGGAGCTCCGCACCAAGGCCGGTGCCGAGAGCGAGCGGGTCAAGTCGGAGGCCGTCGAGCGCGCCCAGACGCTCCGCGCGCAGGCCGAGGAGACCCTGGAGCGCACCCGCGCCGAGGCCGAGCGGCTGCGCGCCGAGGCCGAGGAGCAGGCGGAGTCCGTCAAGGACGCCGCCGAGGAGACCGCCGCCGGGCTGCGCGCGGACGCCGAGCGGGCCGCCGAGGCCCGCCGCGCCGAGGCCGCCGACGAGCTGGCCCGGCTGCACACCGACGCCGAGACGAAGGTGGCGGCGGCCGGACAGGAGCTGACCGACGCCCGCGCCGAGAGCGAGCGCATCCGGCGCGAGACCGCCGAGGAGACGGAGCGGCTGCGCACGGAGGCCGCCGAGCGCGTCCGTACGCTCCAGGAGCAGGCCGAGCAGGAGGCCGAGCGGCTGCGCGCCGAGGCCGCTTCGGACGCCTCCACGACACGGAGCGAGGCCGAGACCGCGGCCGTACGGCTCCGCACGGAGGCCTCGGACGAGGCCGAGCGCCTGAGGTCCGAGGCGCAGGAGACCGCCGACCGGGTGCGGGCCGAGGCCGCGGCCGCCGCCGAGCGGGTGGCCGCCGAGGCCGCCGAGGCCCTGGCCGCCGCGCAGGAGGAGGCCAACCGGCGCCGCCGGGAGGCCGAGGAGACGCTGGACTCGGCCCGCTCCGAGGCCGGCCGCGAGCGCGAGCACGCCCGCGAGCAGTCCGAGGAGCTTCTCGCCGCCGCCCGCAAGCGCGTCGAGGACGCCCAGACCGAGGCGCAGCGCCTGGTCGAGGAGGCGGACGCGCGGGCGACCGAGATGGTCACCGCCGCCTCGCGAGCCGCCCAGGAGGTACGGGACTCGGTGGCCGGTCTGCGCGAGCAGGCCGAGGAGGAGATCGCCGGGCTGCGCAGCGCCGCCGAGCACGCGGCCGAGCGGACCCGCACCGAGGCGCAGGAGGAGGCGGACCGGGTCCGGGCCGACGCCTACGAGGAGCGGGAGCGGGCGTCCGAGGACGCCTCCCGCACCCGGGCGCGCGCCCAGGAGGAGTCGGAGGCCGCGAAGGCGCTGGCCGAGCGGACCGTCGGGGACGCGATCGCCGAGTCGGAGAAGCTGCGGGCGGACACCGCGGAGTACGCGCAGCGGGTACGCACCGAGGTGACGGACTCGCTCGCCTCGGCGGAGCAGGACGCGGCCCGTACGCGGGCGGACGCCCGGGACGACGCGAACCGGATCCGTTCGGAGGCCGCCGAGCGCGCCGAGACGGTGGTCGGCGAGGCGCGTGCGGAGGCGGAGCGGATCGGTGCCGAGGCCGAGCAGGTCCTCGACGAGGCCCGTAAGGCCGCCGACAAGCGCCGCAGCGACGCCGCCGAGCAGGCCGACGCGCTCATGGCCGAGGCGACCGCCGAGGCCGAGCGGCTCACCGCCGAGGCGGTCGAGCTCATGGAGACGACCGAGCAGGACGCGCTGCGGCTCCGTGCCGAGGCCGAGCAGGTCAAGATCGACGGGGAGGCGCACGCCCAGGCGCTGCGGACGGCCGCCCTCGCGGACGGCGAGCAGGTCCTCGACGAGGCCCGCAAGGCCGCCGACAAGCGCCGCAGCGACGCCGCCGAGCAGGCCGACGCGCTCATCGCCGAGGCGACCGCCGAGGCCGAGCGGCTCACCCGCGAGGCGGGCGAGCTGTCCGACGCGGTCACGGCCGACGCCCGGGCCGAGGCCGAGCGGATCGCGGCGGAGGCCACCGAGCAGGCGGCCCGGACCGTCGCGGAGGCCGAGCGCCACAAGGCCGAGGCGGAGGCGGAGGCGACCGCGGCGGTCGAGGCCGCCCAGCAGGACGCCGAGCGGATCCGCGCGGAGTCGGAGCAGCTGAAGGCGGACGCCGCGGCGGCGGCCGAGCAGATGCGCTCGGAGGCCCGCGAGGAGGCGGACCGGACGCTCGACGAGGCCCGGGACGCGGGCGCGCGGAAGCGTTCGGACGCGGCCGAGCAGGCGGACCAGCTCATCGCCAAGGCCCAGGAGGAGGCGCTGCGCGCCACCACCGAGGCCGAGACGCAGGCGGACACCATGGTCGGCGCGGCCCGCAAGGAGGCCGAGCGGATCGTCGCGGAGGCGACCGTCGAGGGCAACTCGCTGGTGGAGAAGGCCCGTACGGACGCGGACGAGCTGCTGGTCGGGGCGCGCAGCGACGCGACGGCCATAAGGGACCGGTCCGAGGAGCTGCGGAGCCGCGTCGAGGGCGAGATCGAGGAACTGCACGACCGGGCGCGACGCGAGACCGCCGAGCAGATGAAGACGGCCGGCGAGCGCGTCGACAAACTGGTCAAGGCGGCCACGGAGCAGCGCACCGAGGCGGAGGAGAAGGCGAAGGAGCTGGTCTCCGAGGCGAGTTCCGAGGCGAGCAAGGTCCGCATCGCGGCCGTCCGGAAGGCGGAGGCGCTCCTCAAGGAGGCCGAGCAGAAGAAGGCGTCGCTCGTCGCGGAGGCCGAGGGCATCAAGGCGGAGGCGGAGCGGATCCGCGCCGAGGCGCAGGCGGAGGCCGACAAGACGGTCGAGGAGGGGAAGCGGGAGCTGGGCGTGCTCGTGCGCAGGCGCGAGGACATCAATGCCGAGATCTCCCGTGTCCAGGACGTGCTGGAGGCGTTGGAGTCTTTCGAGACTCCGTCGGGCTCAAAGGACGGGGTCAAGGCCGGTGCGTCGTCGGGGATCACCCGTTCGGGTGGCAAGTCCCAGGACGGCTAG
- a CDS encoding ATP/GTP-binding protein, with product MSPRHNRSRGGEKPEQQQGEPGDRYGGAQRSETWQGEEWYVRLVAGASSPGKRYRCPGCDQEIPSGAPHVVAWPEYGGVDDRRHWHKACWNAKDRRTSRVQRSRNAPRY from the coding sequence GTGTCCCCGCGCCACAACCGCTCCCGAGGCGGCGAGAAGCCCGAGCAGCAGCAGGGCGAACCCGGCGACCGGTACGGCGGCGCGCAGCGCAGCGAGACGTGGCAGGGCGAGGAGTGGTACGTCCGCCTCGTCGCCGGAGCAAGCTCGCCGGGCAAGCGCTACCGCTGCCCCGGCTGCGACCAGGAGATCCCCTCCGGCGCCCCGCACGTCGTCGCCTGGCCCGAGTACGGGGGCGTGGACGACCGGCGCCACTGGCACAAGGCCTGCTGGAACGCGAAGGACCGCCGCACCAGCAGGGTGCAGCGGTCCCGTAACGCGCCGAGGTACTGA
- a CDS encoding acetyl-CoA C-acetyltransferase, with protein sequence MSGTTGTTSVIVAGARTPMGRLLGSLKSFSGADLGGFAIKAALDRAGIGGDQVQYVIMGQVLQAGAGQIPARQAAVKAGIPMNVPALTINKVCLSGLDAIALADQLIRAGEFDVVVAGGQESMTNAPHLLPKSREGYKYGAIEMLDAMAYDGLTDAFENIAMGESTEKHNTRLGIPRDVQDEIAALSHQRAAAAQKNGIFEAEITPVEIPQRKGDPVIFAKDEGIRAETTAESLGKLRPAFAKDGTITAGTSSQISDGAAAVVVMSKAKAEELGLEWIAEIGAHGNVAGPDNSLQSQPSNAILHALKKDGLAVEDLDLIEINEAFAAVAHQSMKDLGVTPEKVNVNGGAIALGHPIGMSGARVVLHLALELKRRGGGIGAAALCGGGGQGDALIVRVPGNGK encoded by the coding sequence ATGTCTGGAACGACCGGTACCACCTCAGTGATCGTCGCGGGCGCCCGCACGCCCATGGGTCGCCTCCTCGGCTCGCTCAAGTCCTTCTCGGGCGCGGACCTCGGCGGGTTCGCGATCAAGGCCGCCCTCGACCGTGCGGGCATCGGCGGCGACCAGGTGCAGTACGTGATCATGGGCCAGGTGCTCCAGGCGGGCGCCGGCCAGATCCCCGCCCGCCAGGCCGCCGTCAAGGCCGGCATCCCGATGAACGTCCCGGCCCTCACCATCAACAAGGTGTGTCTGTCCGGTCTCGACGCCATCGCGCTCGCCGACCAGCTGATCCGCGCGGGTGAGTTCGACGTGGTCGTCGCCGGCGGCCAGGAGTCGATGACCAACGCCCCGCACCTGCTCCCGAAGTCCCGCGAGGGCTACAAGTACGGCGCGATCGAGATGCTCGACGCCATGGCGTACGACGGCCTCACCGACGCCTTCGAGAACATCGCCATGGGCGAGTCCACCGAGAAGCACAACACGCGCCTGGGCATCCCGCGCGACGTGCAGGACGAGATCGCCGCCCTCTCGCACCAGCGCGCCGCCGCCGCCCAGAAGAACGGCATCTTCGAGGCCGAGATCACCCCGGTCGAGATCCCGCAGCGCAAGGGCGACCCGGTGATCTTCGCCAAGGACGAGGGCATCCGCGCCGAGACCACCGCCGAGTCCCTCGGCAAGCTCCGTCCGGCCTTCGCCAAGGACGGCACCATCACCGCCGGCACCTCCTCGCAGATCTCCGACGGCGCCGCCGCCGTCGTCGTGATGAGCAAGGCCAAGGCCGAGGAGCTGGGCCTGGAGTGGATCGCCGAGATCGGCGCCCACGGCAACGTCGCGGGCCCGGACAACTCGCTCCAGTCGCAGCCCTCCAACGCCATCCTGCACGCGCTCAAGAAGGACGGCCTGGCCGTCGAGGACCTCGACCTGATCGAGATCAACGAGGCGTTCGCCGCCGTCGCGCACCAGTCAATGAAGGACCTCGGCGTCACCCCCGAGAAGGTGAACGTCAACGGTGGCGCCATTGCCCTGGGTCACCCGATCGGCATGTCCGGCGCCCGTGTGGTGCTGCACCTCGCCCTGGAGCTCAAGCGGCGCGGCGGCGGCATCGGCGCGGCGGCCCTGTGCGGCGGTGGCGGCCAGGGTGACGCGCTGATCGTCCGTGTCCCCGGAAACGGCAAGTAG
- a CDS encoding ABC transporter ATP-binding protein: MIEAVGLTKRYGAKTAVYNLSFQVRPGVVTGFLGPNGSGKSTTMRMILGLDRPTSGHVTIGGHPFRQLPNAPRQVGALLDAKAVHGGRSARSHLLSLAQLAGIPAQRVDEVLGVVGLQDVAKRRSKGFSLGMGQRLGIAAALLGDPQVLLFDEPVNGLDPEGILWVRNLMKKLASEGRTVFVSSHLMSEMALTADHLIVIGRGQLLADMSVTDFISANSADFARVRTPQTEPAQREKLTTTLTEAGGQVMPEPDGALRVTGLPLPRISDLAFDAGVRLWELSPHQASLEEAYMRMTQAAVDYRSTDDRLAHLQAPLQPGQPGYGMPQQQPVAPEVSQQGWYAPPPPGQNPYAGAPQAPAQSPYAGAPQPPAQSPHATPQPSDTTKDAR; this comes from the coding sequence ATGATCGAGGCAGTCGGCCTGACGAAGCGCTACGGCGCCAAGACGGCCGTGTACAACCTTTCCTTCCAGGTGAGGCCCGGTGTCGTCACCGGCTTCCTGGGGCCCAACGGGTCGGGCAAGTCGACGACGATGCGCATGATCCTCGGGCTCGACCGGCCCACCTCCGGGCACGTGACCATCGGCGGCCACCCCTTCCGGCAGCTGCCGAACGCGCCCCGGCAGGTCGGCGCGCTGCTCGACGCGAAGGCCGTGCACGGCGGCCGGAGCGCGCGCAGCCACCTGCTGTCGCTCGCCCAGCTGGCCGGCATCCCGGCGCAGCGGGTCGACGAGGTCCTCGGCGTGGTCGGCCTCCAGGACGTGGCCAAGCGCCGCTCCAAGGGCTTCTCGCTCGGCATGGGCCAGCGGCTCGGCATCGCGGCGGCGCTCCTCGGCGACCCGCAGGTGCTGCTCTTCGACGAGCCGGTCAACGGCCTGGACCCGGAGGGCATCCTCTGGGTCAGGAACCTGATGAAGAAGCTGGCCTCCGAGGGCCGGACCGTCTTCGTCTCCAGCCACCTCATGAGCGAGATGGCGCTGACGGCGGACCACCTGATCGTGATCGGCCGGGGGCAGCTGCTCGCGGACATGAGCGTCACCGACTTCATCTCGGCGAACTCCGCCGACTTCGCCCGGGTGCGAACGCCGCAGACCGAGCCGGCGCAGCGCGAGAAGCTGACGACGACGCTCACGGAGGCCGGTGGCCAGGTGATGCCGGAGCCGGACGGCGCGCTGCGCGTGACGGGCCTGCCCCTGCCGAGGATCAGCGACCTCGCGTTCGACGCGGGCGTACGCCTCTGGGAGCTCTCCCCGCACCAGGCCTCCCTGGAGGAGGCGTACATGCGGATGACGCAGGCCGCCGTGGACTACCGCTCCACCGACGACCGGCTCGCCCACCTCCAGGCGCCGCTCCAGCCCGGCCAGCCGGGGTACGGGATGCCGCAGCAGCAGCCGGTGGCGCCCGAGGTGTCGCAGCAGGGCTGGTACGCCCCGCCGCCGCCCGGACAGAACCCGTACGCCGGGGCTCCGCAGGCGCCCGCGCAGAGCCCGTACGCCGGGGCTCCCCAGCCGCCCGCGCAGAGCCCGCACGCCACCCCGCAGCCGAGCGACACCACCAAGGACGCCCGATGA
- a CDS encoding ABC transporter permease translates to MAAVSAVLQSEWTKIRTVSSTVWTLASALIVTVGVGAALSAVFNSTFDDLSTAEKLTFDPTLVSFFGMTLGQLAMVVFGVLVVGTEYSSGMIRTSLAAVPQRATFLFSKIAVAGGLALLVGVVTSFLSFFLGQALLGEHRASIGDENVLRAVFGGGIYMGLIAIFSMGVAAMLRSSMLSLGILMPFFFLVSQILAAVPKVKEVAKYFPDQAGSKIMQVVPDALDTEKAPYGPWGGLGIMLLWVGAALLGGYLVLKKRDA, encoded by the coding sequence ATGGCAGCGGTATCCGCGGTCCTCCAGTCCGAGTGGACGAAGATCCGGACGGTGTCGTCGACCGTCTGGACGCTGGCGAGCGCCCTGATCGTCACCGTGGGGGTCGGCGCGGCGCTGTCCGCCGTGTTCAACTCCACCTTCGACGACCTCAGCACGGCCGAGAAGCTCACCTTCGACCCGACCCTGGTCAGCTTCTTCGGGATGACCCTGGGGCAGCTGGCGATGGTCGTCTTCGGCGTCCTGGTGGTCGGCACCGAGTACTCCTCCGGCATGATCCGCACCTCGCTCGCCGCCGTGCCGCAGCGCGCGACCTTCCTCTTCTCGAAGATCGCGGTGGCCGGCGGTCTCGCGCTGCTCGTCGGCGTCGTGACGAGCTTCCTCTCCTTCTTCCTGGGGCAGGCGCTGCTCGGCGAGCACCGGGCGTCGATCGGCGACGAGAACGTGCTGCGGGCGGTGTTCGGCGGCGGGATCTACATGGGGCTGATCGCGATCTTCTCGATGGGCGTGGCGGCGATGCTGCGCTCCTCGATGCTGTCGCTCGGCATCCTGATGCCGTTCTTCTTCCTGGTCTCGCAGATCCTGGCGGCCGTGCCGAAGGTCAAGGAGGTCGCCAAGTACTTCCCCGACCAGGCCGGCTCGAAGATCATGCAGGTCGTCCCGGACGCCCTGGACACGGAGAAGGCCCCGTACGGGCCCTGGGGCGGGCTCGGGATCATGCTGCTCTGGGTGGGGGCCGCGCTCCTGGGCGGGTACCTGGTGCTGAAGAAGCGCGACGCCTGA
- the mce gene encoding methylmalonyl-CoA epimerase, whose product MLTRIDHIGIACFDLDKTVEFYRATYGFEVFHTEVNEEQGVREAMLKINETDDGGASYLQLLEPTREDSAVGKWLAKNGEGVHHIAFGTADVDGDAADIRSKGVRVLYDEPRIGSMGSRITFLHPKDCHGVLTELVTSAKPSADHSSAEH is encoded by the coding sequence ATGCTGACGCGTATCGACCACATCGGGATCGCCTGTTTCGACCTCGACAAGACTGTCGAGTTCTACCGTGCGACGTACGGATTCGAGGTGTTCCACACCGAGGTCAACGAAGAGCAGGGTGTCCGCGAGGCCATGCTCAAGATCAACGAGACCGACGACGGCGGGGCCTCCTACCTCCAGCTCCTGGAGCCGACCCGCGAGGACTCGGCGGTGGGCAAGTGGCTCGCCAAGAACGGCGAGGGCGTCCACCACATCGCCTTCGGCACCGCGGACGTCGACGGCGACGCCGCGGACATCCGCTCCAAGGGCGTCCGCGTCCTCTACGACGAGCCGCGCATCGGTTCGATGGGCTCCCGCATCACCTTCCTCCACCCCAAGGACTGCCACGGCGTCCTCACGGAACTGGTCACCTCGGCGAAGCCGTCCGCTGACCACTCCTCAGCGGAGCACTGA
- a CDS encoding ABC transporter ATP-binding protein, translated as MIELEGLTKRYGTKTAVDHLSFQVRPGVVTGFLGPNGAGKSTTMRMMLDLDNPTSGTVRIDGKHYRELQEPLKYIGALLDAKAMHGGRSAYNNLLCLAQSNRIPESRVGEVLDLVGLTPVARKKSKGFSLGMGQRLGIASALLGDPEILMFDEPVNGLDPEGIHWIRNLMKALAGEGRTIFVSSHLMSEMALTADHLIVIGQGKLLADTSMADFIHQNSRSYVRLRSPEQERLRDVLHANGFIAVEAGNGTLEVDGATTEKLGELAGANQLVLHELSSQRASLEEAFMQMTAGAVEYHAHGTDVHGAVSAPGPRWGSTSEGD; from the coding sequence ATGATCGAGCTTGAGGGCCTGACCAAGCGCTACGGGACGAAGACAGCGGTCGACCATCTCTCCTTCCAGGTCCGGCCGGGCGTCGTCACCGGCTTCCTCGGGCCGAACGGGGCGGGCAAGTCGACGACGATGCGGATGATGCTCGACCTGGACAACCCGACCAGCGGTACGGTCCGGATCGACGGCAAGCACTACCGGGAGCTCCAGGAGCCGCTGAAGTACATCGGCGCGCTGCTCGACGCCAAGGCGATGCACGGCGGGCGTTCCGCGTACAACAACCTGCTGTGTCTCGCGCAGTCGAACCGGATCCCGGAGAGCCGGGTGGGCGAGGTGCTCGACCTCGTGGGTCTGACGCCGGTCGCGCGGAAGAAGTCGAAGGGTTTCTCCCTGGGCATGGGGCAGCGGCTCGGTATCGCCTCGGCACTGCTCGGCGATCCCGAGATCCTGATGTTCGACGAACCCGTCAATGGTCTGGACCCCGAGGGAATTCACTGGATCCGCAATCTGATGAAGGCGCTGGCCGGTGAGGGCCGGACGATCTTCGTCTCCAGCCATCTGATGAGTGAAATGGCGCTGACGGCCGATCATCTGATCGTCATCGGGCAGGGAAAGCTGCTGGCCGACACGTCGATGGCGGATTTCATCCACCAGAATTCACGAAGTTATGTGCGGCTGCGTTCGCCGGAGCAGGAACGCCTGCGGGACGTTCTCCACGCCAACGGATTTATCGCGGTCGAGGCGGGCAACGGCACCCTTGAGGTGGACGGGGCGACCACCGAGAAGCTGGGCGAGTTGGCGGGCGCGAACCAGCTCGTCCTGCACGAACTGAGCTCCCAGCGCGCCTCGCTGGAAGAAGCGTTCATGCAGATGACGGCCGGTGCGGTGGAGTACCACGCGCACGGCACCGACGTACACGGCGCCGTGTCGGCGCCCGGCCCCCGCTGGGGCTCGACCTCCGAGGGAGACTGA
- a CDS encoding ABC transporter permease gives MTAPTHQHAPAPHAYVSPIPVRRAHLGDALASEWTKIRSVRSTMWTLGVMILLMLGIGLGVAAIASASEAPMGDESALGFGFFGMLPASICVITLGVLTIASEYGTGMIRTTLTACPSRARVLTAKAIVFFLLVFTVTTVFAALVAVAQVAMVDTASEPTGAEWLRATVGAGAYLAMLGLLSLALGTLIRHSAGAITVMIGLLLLPLVAALFMFSEALRSVQEALFTYAIPSQMIALYTERPPFGDSGPSGWEPLLIMAGVTAAALAGAYALLNSRDV, from the coding sequence ATGACCGCCCCCACCCACCAGCACGCACCGGCGCCGCACGCCTACGTCTCCCCCATCCCGGTCCGCCGGGCGCACCTCGGTGACGCCCTCGCCTCCGAGTGGACGAAGATCCGCTCGGTGCGGTCGACGATGTGGACGCTCGGCGTCATGATCCTGCTGATGCTGGGCATCGGCCTGGGTGTGGCGGCCATCGCCTCGGCCTCCGAGGCACCGATGGGCGACGAGTCCGCGCTCGGCTTCGGCTTCTTCGGCATGCTTCCGGCGTCGATCTGCGTGATCACGCTCGGGGTCCTGACGATCGCGTCCGAGTACGGCACGGGCATGATCCGTACGACCCTGACCGCCTGCCCGAGCCGCGCGCGGGTGCTGACGGCGAAGGCGATCGTCTTCTTCCTGCTGGTCTTCACGGTCACCACCGTCTTCGCGGCGCTGGTGGCGGTGGCGCAGGTCGCCATGGTCGACACCGCGTCGGAGCCGACGGGCGCCGAGTGGCTGCGGGCGACGGTCGGGGCGGGCGCGTACCTGGCCATGCTCGGTCTGCTGTCGCTGGCGCTCGGGACGCTCATCCGGCACTCGGCCGGCGCGATCACCGTCATGATCGGTCTGCTGTTGCTCCCGCTGGTGGCGGCGCTGTTCATGTTCTCGGAGGCGCTCCGGTCCGTGCAGGAGGCGCTCTTCACCTACGCGATCCCCTCGCAGATGATCGCGCTGTACACCGAGCGCCCGCCGTTCGGCGACAGCGGCCCGTCGGGCTGGGAGCCCCTGCTGATCATGGCGGGTGTCACGGCCGCGGCCCTGGCCGGCGCCTACGCCCTGCTGAACAGCCGGGACGTGTAA